A portion of the Agelaius phoeniceus isolate bAgePho1 chromosome 29, bAgePho1.hap1, whole genome shotgun sequence genome contains these proteins:
- the COMP gene encoding cartilage oligomeric matrix protein isoform X4, whose translation MAPALLALLLLPLACPGSWGQQRRIDPSRPFPSAAARREPALSRGIPGNALGAGGGEVGPEMLQEMRETNRVLLEVRDLLKQQIKEITFLKNTVMECDACGMRPEVTGPVVTVTQFSRCVPNPCFPGVPCTESGGGFRCGPCPAGYSGNGTHCSDINECNANPCFPKVQCINTNPGFRCDPCPPGFTGQLLEGVGMAFARANKQVCTDINECETGAARNCVPNSICINTRGSYKCGACKPGFVGDQISGCRSPTATGARRCPNGEISPCHEKAECVVERDGSLSCQCLVGWAGNGYVCGKDTDIDGVPDEKQRCSDKNCRKDNCVTVPNSGQEDADRDGIGDACDDDADGDGIPNAEDNCVYTRNTDQRNADKDNFGDACDNCRQVKNNDQRDIDGDGRGDECDEDMDGDGIKNTLDNCRRVPNPDQRDGDGDGVGDACDSCPTLSNPDQKDTDHDLVGDECDTNQDSDGDGHQDSRDNCPTVPNSSQVDTDGDGLGDECDEDDDDDGIPDFRPPGPDNCRLVPNPGQEDSDGDGVGNLCEDDFDRDMVIDRIDVCPENAEVTLTDFRAFQTVVLDPEGDAQIDPNWIVLNQGMEIVQTMNSDPGLAVGYTAFNGVDFEGTFHVNTATDDDYAGFIFGYQDSSSFYVVMWKQMEQTYWQANPFRAVAEPGIQLKAVKSKTGPGEYLRNSLWHTGDTTDQVKLLWKDPRNSGWKDKTSYRWFLQHRPQVGYIRARFYEGPEVVADTGVVLDTTMRGGRLGVFCFSQENIIWSNLRYRCNDTIPEDYETFRFQQD comes from the exons ATGGCCCCGGCCCtgctggcgctgctgctgctgccgctcgCCTGccccggctcctggggccagCAGAGGAGGATCG ATCCCAGCCGGCCCTTCCCAAGCGCCGCCGCCCGCAGGGAGCCCGCCCTGAGCCGCGGCATTCCCGGGAATGCCCTGGGAGCAG gaggAGGAGAAGTCGGGCCAGAAATGCTGCAAGAAATGAGGGAAACCAACCGGGTGCTGCTGGAAGTTCGGGATTTGTTGAAGCAGCAG ATCAAGGAGATCACGTTCCTGAAGAACACGGTCATGGAGTGCGATGCCTGCG gcatgCGGCCGGAGGTGACCGGCCCTGTGGTCACCGTGACCCAGTTCAGCCGCTGCGTGCCCAACCCCTGCTTCCCGGGCGTGCCCTGCACCGAGAGCGGCGGCGGCTTCCGCTGCGGGCCCTGCCCCGCCGGCTACTCCGGCAACGGCACCCACTGCTCCGACATCAACGAG TGCAATGCCAACCCCTGCTTCCCGAAAGTCCAGTGCATTAACACCAACCCCGGCTTCCGCTGCGACCCCTGCCCGCCCGGCTTCACCGGGCAGCTGCTGGAAGGGGTGGGAATGGCCTTTGCCAGGGCCAACAAGCAG GTGTGCACCGACATCAACGAGTGTGAGACTGGAGCTGCCAGGAATTGTGTCCCAAACTCCATCTGCATCAACACTCGG GGATCCTACAAGTGCGGGGCCTGCAAGCCGGGCTTTGTGGGGGATCAGATCAGCGGCTGCCGGAGCCCCACGGCGACCGGGGCCCGGCGCTGCCCCAACGGCGAGATCAGCCCGTGCCACGAGAAAGCCGAGTGCGTTGTGGAGAGGGACGGCTCGCTGTCCTGCCAG TGCCTCGTGGGCTGGGCGGGGAACGGCTACGTGTGCGGCAAGGACACGGACATCGACGGCGTCCCCGACGAGAAGCAGCGCTGCTCCGACAAGAACTGCCGCAAG GACAACTGCGTGACCGTGCCCAACTCGGGCCAGGAGGACGCGGACCGGGACGGCATCGGGGACGCCTGCGACGACGACGCCGACGGGGACGGGATCCCCAACGCCGAG gacaACTGCGTGTACACCAGGAACACGGACCAGCGCAACGCCGACAAGGACAACTTCGGGGACGCGTGTGACAACTGCCGGCAGGTGAAGAACAACGACCAGAGGGACATCGATGGCGACGGCAGGGGCGACGAGTGTGACGAAGACATGGACGGGGACG GGATCAAGAACACCCTGGACAACTGCAGGAGAGTTCCCAACCCTGACCAGagggacggggacggggacggcGTGGGGGACGCCTGTGACAGCTGCCCCACGCTCAGCAACCCTGACCAG aaAGACACTGACCACGATCTGGTGGGAGACGAATGTGACACCAACCAGGACAG CGACGGGGACGGGCACCAGGACTCGAGGGACAACTGCCCCACGGTGCCCAACAGCTCCCAGGTGGACACGGACGGGGACGGGCTGGGGGACGAGTGTGacgaggatgatgatgatgatggcaTCCCCGACTTCAGACCCCCCGGCCCCGACAACTGCAGGCTGGTGCCCAACCCCGGCCAGGAGGACTCGGAtg GGGACGGCGTGGGGAACCTGTGTGAGGATGACTTCGACAGGGACATGGTGATCGACAGGATCGACGTCTGCCCCGAGAACGCCGAGGTGACGCTCACGGACTTCAGGGCCTTCCAGACCGTGGTGCTGGACCCCGAGGGGGACGCTCAGATCGACCCCAACTGGATCGTCCTCAACCAG GGCATGGAGATTGTCCAGACCATGAACAGCGACCCTGGCCTGGCTGTAG GGTACACAGCCTTTAACGGGGTGGACTTCGAGGGCACCTTCCATGTCAACACGGCCACGGACGACGACTACGCCGGGTTCATCTTTGGCTACCAGGACAGCTCCAGCTTCtacgtggtgatgtggaagcaGATGGAACAGACCTACTGGCAGGCCAACCCCTTCCGGGCAGTGGCAGAGCCTGGCATTCAGCTGAAG GCAGTGAAATCCAAAACGGGCCCTGGGGAGTACCTGCGGAATTCCCTGTGGCACACGGGAGACACCACGGACCAGGTGAAGCTGCTCTGGAAGGACCCCAGGAACTCGGGCTGGAAGGACAAGACCTCCTACCGCTGGTTCCTGCAGCACCGGCCCCAGGTCGGCTACATCAG GGCTCGGTTCTATGAGGGCCCTGAGGTCGTGGCAGACACTGGGGTTGTCCTGGACACCACCATGAGAGGGGGACGCCTCGGGGTCTTCTGCTTCTCCCAGGAGAacatcatctggtccaacctccgcTACCGCTGCAACG ACACCATCCCAGAGGACTACGAGACGTTCCGGTTCCAGCAGGACTGA
- the COMP gene encoding cartilage oligomeric matrix protein isoform X3: MAPALLALLLLPLACPGSWGQQRRIGGGEVGPEMLQEMRETNRVLLEVRDLLKQQIKEITFLKNTVMECDACGMRPEVTGPVVTVTQFSRCVPNPCFPGVPCTESGGGFRCGPCPAGYSGNGTHCSDINECNANPCFPKVQCINTNPGFRCDPCPPGFTGQLLEGVGMAFARANKQVCTDINECETGAARNCVPNSICINTRGSYKCGACKPGFVGDQISGCRSPTATGARRCPNGEISPCHEKAECVVERDGSLSCQCLVGWAGNGYVCGKDTDIDGVPDEKQRCSDKNCRKDNCVTVPNSGQEDADRDGIGDACDDDADGDGIPNAEDNCVYTRNTDQRNADKDNFGDACDNCRQVKNNDQRDIDGDGRGDECDEDMDGDGIKNTLDNCRRVPNPDQRDGDGDGVGDACDSCPTLSNPDQKDTDHDLVGDECDTNQDSDGDGHQDSRDNCPTVPNSSQVDTDGDGLGDECDEDDDDDGIPDFRPPGPDNCRLVPNPGQEDSDGDGVGNLCEDDFDRDMVIDRIDVCPENAEVTLTDFRAFQTVVLDPEGDAQIDPNWIVLNQGMEIVQTMNSDPGLAVGYTAFNGVDFEGTFHVNTATDDDYAGFIFGYQDSSSFYVVMWKQMEQTYWQANPFRAVAEPGIQLKAVKSKTGPGEYLRNSLWHTGDTTDQVKLLWKDPRNSGWKDKTSYRWFLQHRPQVGYIRARFYEGPEVVADTGVVLDTTMRGGRLGVFCFSQENIIWSNLRYRCNDTIPEDYETFRFQQD, encoded by the exons ATGGCCCCGGCCCtgctggcgctgctgctgctgccgctcgCCTGccccggctcctggggccagCAGAGGAGGATCG gaggAGGAGAAGTCGGGCCAGAAATGCTGCAAGAAATGAGGGAAACCAACCGGGTGCTGCTGGAAGTTCGGGATTTGTTGAAGCAGCAG ATCAAGGAGATCACGTTCCTGAAGAACACGGTCATGGAGTGCGATGCCTGCG gcatgCGGCCGGAGGTGACCGGCCCTGTGGTCACCGTGACCCAGTTCAGCCGCTGCGTGCCCAACCCCTGCTTCCCGGGCGTGCCCTGCACCGAGAGCGGCGGCGGCTTCCGCTGCGGGCCCTGCCCCGCCGGCTACTCCGGCAACGGCACCCACTGCTCCGACATCAACGAG TGCAATGCCAACCCCTGCTTCCCGAAAGTCCAGTGCATTAACACCAACCCCGGCTTCCGCTGCGACCCCTGCCCGCCCGGCTTCACCGGGCAGCTGCTGGAAGGGGTGGGAATGGCCTTTGCCAGGGCCAACAAGCAG GTGTGCACCGACATCAACGAGTGTGAGACTGGAGCTGCCAGGAATTGTGTCCCAAACTCCATCTGCATCAACACTCGG GGATCCTACAAGTGCGGGGCCTGCAAGCCGGGCTTTGTGGGGGATCAGATCAGCGGCTGCCGGAGCCCCACGGCGACCGGGGCCCGGCGCTGCCCCAACGGCGAGATCAGCCCGTGCCACGAGAAAGCCGAGTGCGTTGTGGAGAGGGACGGCTCGCTGTCCTGCCAG TGCCTCGTGGGCTGGGCGGGGAACGGCTACGTGTGCGGCAAGGACACGGACATCGACGGCGTCCCCGACGAGAAGCAGCGCTGCTCCGACAAGAACTGCCGCAAG GACAACTGCGTGACCGTGCCCAACTCGGGCCAGGAGGACGCGGACCGGGACGGCATCGGGGACGCCTGCGACGACGACGCCGACGGGGACGGGATCCCCAACGCCGAG gacaACTGCGTGTACACCAGGAACACGGACCAGCGCAACGCCGACAAGGACAACTTCGGGGACGCGTGTGACAACTGCCGGCAGGTGAAGAACAACGACCAGAGGGACATCGATGGCGACGGCAGGGGCGACGAGTGTGACGAAGACATGGACGGGGACG GGATCAAGAACACCCTGGACAACTGCAGGAGAGTTCCCAACCCTGACCAGagggacggggacggggacggcGTGGGGGACGCCTGTGACAGCTGCCCCACGCTCAGCAACCCTGACCAG aaAGACACTGACCACGATCTGGTGGGAGACGAATGTGACACCAACCAGGACAG CGACGGGGACGGGCACCAGGACTCGAGGGACAACTGCCCCACGGTGCCCAACAGCTCCCAGGTGGACACGGACGGGGACGGGCTGGGGGACGAGTGTGacgaggatgatgatgatgatggcaTCCCCGACTTCAGACCCCCCGGCCCCGACAACTGCAGGCTGGTGCCCAACCCCGGCCAGGAGGACTCGGAtg GGGACGGCGTGGGGAACCTGTGTGAGGATGACTTCGACAGGGACATGGTGATCGACAGGATCGACGTCTGCCCCGAGAACGCCGAGGTGACGCTCACGGACTTCAGGGCCTTCCAGACCGTGGTGCTGGACCCCGAGGGGGACGCTCAGATCGACCCCAACTGGATCGTCCTCAACCAG GGCATGGAGATTGTCCAGACCATGAACAGCGACCCTGGCCTGGCTGTAG GGTACACAGCCTTTAACGGGGTGGACTTCGAGGGCACCTTCCATGTCAACACGGCCACGGACGACGACTACGCCGGGTTCATCTTTGGCTACCAGGACAGCTCCAGCTTCtacgtggtgatgtggaagcaGATGGAACAGACCTACTGGCAGGCCAACCCCTTCCGGGCAGTGGCAGAGCCTGGCATTCAGCTGAAG GCAGTGAAATCCAAAACGGGCCCTGGGGAGTACCTGCGGAATTCCCTGTGGCACACGGGAGACACCACGGACCAGGTGAAGCTGCTCTGGAAGGACCCCAGGAACTCGGGCTGGAAGGACAAGACCTCCTACCGCTGGTTCCTGCAGCACCGGCCCCAGGTCGGCTACATCAG GGCTCGGTTCTATGAGGGCCCTGAGGTCGTGGCAGACACTGGGGTTGTCCTGGACACCACCATGAGAGGGGGACGCCTCGGGGTCTTCTGCTTCTCCCAGGAGAacatcatctggtccaacctccgcTACCGCTGCAACG ACACCATCCCAGAGGACTACGAGACGTTCCGGTTCCAGCAGGACTGA
- the COMP gene encoding cartilage oligomeric matrix protein isoform X1 gives MLFSSPFMESEPWQGWVTSRDWHLGTRMVLSNPSRPFPSAAARREPALSRGIPGNALGAGGGEVGPEMLQEMRETNRVLLEVRDLLKQQIKEITFLKNTVMECDACGMRPEVTGPVVTVTQFSRCVPNPCFPGVPCTESGGGFRCGPCPAGYSGNGTHCSDINECNANPCFPKVQCINTNPGFRCDPCPPGFTGQLLEGVGMAFARANKQVCTDINECETGAARNCVPNSICINTRGSYKCGACKPGFVGDQISGCRSPTATGARRCPNGEISPCHEKAECVVERDGSLSCQCLVGWAGNGYVCGKDTDIDGVPDEKQRCSDKNCRKDNCVTVPNSGQEDADRDGIGDACDDDADGDGIPNAEDNCVYTRNTDQRNADKDNFGDACDNCRQVKNNDQRDIDGDGRGDECDEDMDGDGIKNTLDNCRRVPNPDQRDGDGDGVGDACDSCPTLSNPDQKDTDHDLVGDECDTNQDSDGDGHQDSRDNCPTVPNSSQVDTDGDGLGDECDEDDDDDGIPDFRPPGPDNCRLVPNPGQEDSDGDGVGNLCEDDFDRDMVIDRIDVCPENAEVTLTDFRAFQTVVLDPEGDAQIDPNWIVLNQGMEIVQTMNSDPGLAVGYTAFNGVDFEGTFHVNTATDDDYAGFIFGYQDSSSFYVVMWKQMEQTYWQANPFRAVAEPGIQLKAVKSKTGPGEYLRNSLWHTGDTTDQVKLLWKDPRNSGWKDKTSYRWFLQHRPQVGYIRARFYEGPEVVADTGVVLDTTMRGGRLGVFCFSQENIIWSNLRYRCNDTIPEDYETFRFQQD, from the exons ctcttttcttccccatttaTGGAATCTGAGCCATGGCAAGGCTGGGTCACCAGCAGGGACTGGCACCTTGGGACCAGGATGGTTCTTTCAA ATCCCAGCCGGCCCTTCCCAAGCGCCGCCGCCCGCAGGGAGCCCGCCCTGAGCCGCGGCATTCCCGGGAATGCCCTGGGAGCAG gaggAGGAGAAGTCGGGCCAGAAATGCTGCAAGAAATGAGGGAAACCAACCGGGTGCTGCTGGAAGTTCGGGATTTGTTGAAGCAGCAG ATCAAGGAGATCACGTTCCTGAAGAACACGGTCATGGAGTGCGATGCCTGCG gcatgCGGCCGGAGGTGACCGGCCCTGTGGTCACCGTGACCCAGTTCAGCCGCTGCGTGCCCAACCCCTGCTTCCCGGGCGTGCCCTGCACCGAGAGCGGCGGCGGCTTCCGCTGCGGGCCCTGCCCCGCCGGCTACTCCGGCAACGGCACCCACTGCTCCGACATCAACGAG TGCAATGCCAACCCCTGCTTCCCGAAAGTCCAGTGCATTAACACCAACCCCGGCTTCCGCTGCGACCCCTGCCCGCCCGGCTTCACCGGGCAGCTGCTGGAAGGGGTGGGAATGGCCTTTGCCAGGGCCAACAAGCAG GTGTGCACCGACATCAACGAGTGTGAGACTGGAGCTGCCAGGAATTGTGTCCCAAACTCCATCTGCATCAACACTCGG GGATCCTACAAGTGCGGGGCCTGCAAGCCGGGCTTTGTGGGGGATCAGATCAGCGGCTGCCGGAGCCCCACGGCGACCGGGGCCCGGCGCTGCCCCAACGGCGAGATCAGCCCGTGCCACGAGAAAGCCGAGTGCGTTGTGGAGAGGGACGGCTCGCTGTCCTGCCAG TGCCTCGTGGGCTGGGCGGGGAACGGCTACGTGTGCGGCAAGGACACGGACATCGACGGCGTCCCCGACGAGAAGCAGCGCTGCTCCGACAAGAACTGCCGCAAG GACAACTGCGTGACCGTGCCCAACTCGGGCCAGGAGGACGCGGACCGGGACGGCATCGGGGACGCCTGCGACGACGACGCCGACGGGGACGGGATCCCCAACGCCGAG gacaACTGCGTGTACACCAGGAACACGGACCAGCGCAACGCCGACAAGGACAACTTCGGGGACGCGTGTGACAACTGCCGGCAGGTGAAGAACAACGACCAGAGGGACATCGATGGCGACGGCAGGGGCGACGAGTGTGACGAAGACATGGACGGGGACG GGATCAAGAACACCCTGGACAACTGCAGGAGAGTTCCCAACCCTGACCAGagggacggggacggggacggcGTGGGGGACGCCTGTGACAGCTGCCCCACGCTCAGCAACCCTGACCAG aaAGACACTGACCACGATCTGGTGGGAGACGAATGTGACACCAACCAGGACAG CGACGGGGACGGGCACCAGGACTCGAGGGACAACTGCCCCACGGTGCCCAACAGCTCCCAGGTGGACACGGACGGGGACGGGCTGGGGGACGAGTGTGacgaggatgatgatgatgatggcaTCCCCGACTTCAGACCCCCCGGCCCCGACAACTGCAGGCTGGTGCCCAACCCCGGCCAGGAGGACTCGGAtg GGGACGGCGTGGGGAACCTGTGTGAGGATGACTTCGACAGGGACATGGTGATCGACAGGATCGACGTCTGCCCCGAGAACGCCGAGGTGACGCTCACGGACTTCAGGGCCTTCCAGACCGTGGTGCTGGACCCCGAGGGGGACGCTCAGATCGACCCCAACTGGATCGTCCTCAACCAG GGCATGGAGATTGTCCAGACCATGAACAGCGACCCTGGCCTGGCTGTAG GGTACACAGCCTTTAACGGGGTGGACTTCGAGGGCACCTTCCATGTCAACACGGCCACGGACGACGACTACGCCGGGTTCATCTTTGGCTACCAGGACAGCTCCAGCTTCtacgtggtgatgtggaagcaGATGGAACAGACCTACTGGCAGGCCAACCCCTTCCGGGCAGTGGCAGAGCCTGGCATTCAGCTGAAG GCAGTGAAATCCAAAACGGGCCCTGGGGAGTACCTGCGGAATTCCCTGTGGCACACGGGAGACACCACGGACCAGGTGAAGCTGCTCTGGAAGGACCCCAGGAACTCGGGCTGGAAGGACAAGACCTCCTACCGCTGGTTCCTGCAGCACCGGCCCCAGGTCGGCTACATCAG GGCTCGGTTCTATGAGGGCCCTGAGGTCGTGGCAGACACTGGGGTTGTCCTGGACACCACCATGAGAGGGGGACGCCTCGGGGTCTTCTGCTTCTCCCAGGAGAacatcatctggtccaacctccgcTACCGCTGCAACG ACACCATCCCAGAGGACTACGAGACGTTCCGGTTCCAGCAGGACTGA
- the COMP gene encoding cartilage oligomeric matrix protein isoform X2, giving the protein MLFSSPFMESEPWQGWVTSRDWHLGTRMVLSRGGEVGPEMLQEMRETNRVLLEVRDLLKQQIKEITFLKNTVMECDACGMRPEVTGPVVTVTQFSRCVPNPCFPGVPCTESGGGFRCGPCPAGYSGNGTHCSDINECNANPCFPKVQCINTNPGFRCDPCPPGFTGQLLEGVGMAFARANKQVCTDINECETGAARNCVPNSICINTRGSYKCGACKPGFVGDQISGCRSPTATGARRCPNGEISPCHEKAECVVERDGSLSCQCLVGWAGNGYVCGKDTDIDGVPDEKQRCSDKNCRKDNCVTVPNSGQEDADRDGIGDACDDDADGDGIPNAEDNCVYTRNTDQRNADKDNFGDACDNCRQVKNNDQRDIDGDGRGDECDEDMDGDGIKNTLDNCRRVPNPDQRDGDGDGVGDACDSCPTLSNPDQKDTDHDLVGDECDTNQDSDGDGHQDSRDNCPTVPNSSQVDTDGDGLGDECDEDDDDDGIPDFRPPGPDNCRLVPNPGQEDSDGDGVGNLCEDDFDRDMVIDRIDVCPENAEVTLTDFRAFQTVVLDPEGDAQIDPNWIVLNQGMEIVQTMNSDPGLAVGYTAFNGVDFEGTFHVNTATDDDYAGFIFGYQDSSSFYVVMWKQMEQTYWQANPFRAVAEPGIQLKAVKSKTGPGEYLRNSLWHTGDTTDQVKLLWKDPRNSGWKDKTSYRWFLQHRPQVGYIRARFYEGPEVVADTGVVLDTTMRGGRLGVFCFSQENIIWSNLRYRCNDTIPEDYETFRFQQD; this is encoded by the exons ctcttttcttccccatttaTGGAATCTGAGCCATGGCAAGGCTGGGTCACCAGCAGGGACTGGCACCTTGGGACCAGGATGGTTCTTTCAA gaggAGGAGAAGTCGGGCCAGAAATGCTGCAAGAAATGAGGGAAACCAACCGGGTGCTGCTGGAAGTTCGGGATTTGTTGAAGCAGCAG ATCAAGGAGATCACGTTCCTGAAGAACACGGTCATGGAGTGCGATGCCTGCG gcatgCGGCCGGAGGTGACCGGCCCTGTGGTCACCGTGACCCAGTTCAGCCGCTGCGTGCCCAACCCCTGCTTCCCGGGCGTGCCCTGCACCGAGAGCGGCGGCGGCTTCCGCTGCGGGCCCTGCCCCGCCGGCTACTCCGGCAACGGCACCCACTGCTCCGACATCAACGAG TGCAATGCCAACCCCTGCTTCCCGAAAGTCCAGTGCATTAACACCAACCCCGGCTTCCGCTGCGACCCCTGCCCGCCCGGCTTCACCGGGCAGCTGCTGGAAGGGGTGGGAATGGCCTTTGCCAGGGCCAACAAGCAG GTGTGCACCGACATCAACGAGTGTGAGACTGGAGCTGCCAGGAATTGTGTCCCAAACTCCATCTGCATCAACACTCGG GGATCCTACAAGTGCGGGGCCTGCAAGCCGGGCTTTGTGGGGGATCAGATCAGCGGCTGCCGGAGCCCCACGGCGACCGGGGCCCGGCGCTGCCCCAACGGCGAGATCAGCCCGTGCCACGAGAAAGCCGAGTGCGTTGTGGAGAGGGACGGCTCGCTGTCCTGCCAG TGCCTCGTGGGCTGGGCGGGGAACGGCTACGTGTGCGGCAAGGACACGGACATCGACGGCGTCCCCGACGAGAAGCAGCGCTGCTCCGACAAGAACTGCCGCAAG GACAACTGCGTGACCGTGCCCAACTCGGGCCAGGAGGACGCGGACCGGGACGGCATCGGGGACGCCTGCGACGACGACGCCGACGGGGACGGGATCCCCAACGCCGAG gacaACTGCGTGTACACCAGGAACACGGACCAGCGCAACGCCGACAAGGACAACTTCGGGGACGCGTGTGACAACTGCCGGCAGGTGAAGAACAACGACCAGAGGGACATCGATGGCGACGGCAGGGGCGACGAGTGTGACGAAGACATGGACGGGGACG GGATCAAGAACACCCTGGACAACTGCAGGAGAGTTCCCAACCCTGACCAGagggacggggacggggacggcGTGGGGGACGCCTGTGACAGCTGCCCCACGCTCAGCAACCCTGACCAG aaAGACACTGACCACGATCTGGTGGGAGACGAATGTGACACCAACCAGGACAG CGACGGGGACGGGCACCAGGACTCGAGGGACAACTGCCCCACGGTGCCCAACAGCTCCCAGGTGGACACGGACGGGGACGGGCTGGGGGACGAGTGTGacgaggatgatgatgatgatggcaTCCCCGACTTCAGACCCCCCGGCCCCGACAACTGCAGGCTGGTGCCCAACCCCGGCCAGGAGGACTCGGAtg GGGACGGCGTGGGGAACCTGTGTGAGGATGACTTCGACAGGGACATGGTGATCGACAGGATCGACGTCTGCCCCGAGAACGCCGAGGTGACGCTCACGGACTTCAGGGCCTTCCAGACCGTGGTGCTGGACCCCGAGGGGGACGCTCAGATCGACCCCAACTGGATCGTCCTCAACCAG GGCATGGAGATTGTCCAGACCATGAACAGCGACCCTGGCCTGGCTGTAG GGTACACAGCCTTTAACGGGGTGGACTTCGAGGGCACCTTCCATGTCAACACGGCCACGGACGACGACTACGCCGGGTTCATCTTTGGCTACCAGGACAGCTCCAGCTTCtacgtggtgatgtggaagcaGATGGAACAGACCTACTGGCAGGCCAACCCCTTCCGGGCAGTGGCAGAGCCTGGCATTCAGCTGAAG GCAGTGAAATCCAAAACGGGCCCTGGGGAGTACCTGCGGAATTCCCTGTGGCACACGGGAGACACCACGGACCAGGTGAAGCTGCTCTGGAAGGACCCCAGGAACTCGGGCTGGAAGGACAAGACCTCCTACCGCTGGTTCCTGCAGCACCGGCCCCAGGTCGGCTACATCAG GGCTCGGTTCTATGAGGGCCCTGAGGTCGTGGCAGACACTGGGGTTGTCCTGGACACCACCATGAGAGGGGGACGCCTCGGGGTCTTCTGCTTCTCCCAGGAGAacatcatctggtccaacctccgcTACCGCTGCAACG ACACCATCCCAGAGGACTACGAGACGTTCCGGTTCCAGCAGGACTGA